GGCGACTACACGCCGCCGCAATGGCCGGGGCAAGACGTGCCGCAGCAGATGCACATCGATGTGCTCGTCGGCGACATGGATGCCGCAGAGCAGGCCGTTCTCGCGCTCGGTGCCGTGAAGACAGGTTCCGACCACGACACGTTCCGGGTGTATCTTGACCCGGCGGGGCATCCGTTTTGCCTGATCACGCCGAACGACTGATCGGGTCGTCTCCGT
The Rathayibacter sp. SW19 DNA segment above includes these coding regions:
- a CDS encoding VOC family protein, which gives rise to MTPRAASLRPLLAFQRVEGDYTPPQWPGQDVPQQMHIDVLVGDMDAAEQAVLALGAVKTGSDHDTFRVYLDPAGHPFCLITPND